The following proteins are encoded in a genomic region of Chryseobacterium cucumeris:
- a CDS encoding 2-isopropylmalate synthase — protein sequence MNSEKIEIFDTTLRDGEQVPGCKLNTEQKLVIAERLDELGIDIIEAGFPISSPGDFESVSEISKLVKNAKVCGLTRANKKDIDVAAEALKLAKKPRIHTGIGTSDSHIKYKFNSTREDIIERAAEAVKYAKTYVEDVEFYAEDAGRTDNEYLARVCEAVIKAGATVLNIPDTTGYCLPEEYGQKIKYLKENVKGIEKAVLSCHCHNDLGLATANSIAGAINGARQIECTINGLGERAGNTALEEVVMILKQHKNLNLHTDVNSRMLNEMSAMVSDLMGMSVQPNKAIVGANAFAHSSGIHQDGVIKNRETYEIIDPAEVGVNASSIILTARSGRSALAYRFKHIGYEVTKNELDYLYQEFLKIADLKKEIDNDDLSVMMDSFARKIG from the coding sequence ATGAATTCCGAAAAAATCGAAATTTTTGATACGACACTGAGAGATGGGGAGCAGGTTCCGGGATGCAAACTGAATACGGAACAAAAACTGGTTATTGCTGAAAGGCTTGACGAATTAGGAATTGATATCATTGAAGCAGGATTCCCGATTTCCAGCCCGGGAGATTTTGAATCAGTTTCAGAAATTTCAAAACTGGTGAAAAATGCAAAGGTATGCGGACTCACAAGAGCGAACAAAAAAGATATTGATGTAGCAGCAGAAGCGCTGAAGTTGGCAAAGAAACCAAGAATCCACACAGGAATCGGAACTTCGGATTCTCATATTAAATACAAATTCAACTCAACAAGAGAAGATATTATTGAAAGAGCAGCAGAAGCAGTAAAATATGCGAAAACATATGTTGAAGACGTTGAATTTTATGCTGAAGATGCAGGAAGAACGGATAATGAATATCTGGCAAGAGTGTGTGAAGCGGTGATCAAAGCAGGAGCAACTGTCCTGAATATTCCTGATACCACAGGATATTGCCTGCCGGAAGAGTATGGTCAGAAAATAAAATATCTGAAAGAAAATGTAAAGGGAATTGAAAAAGCAGTGCTTTCATGTCATTGCCATAACGATCTGGGGCTGGCTACTGCCAATTCTATTGCCGGAGCAATTAATGGAGCCCGCCAGATTGAATGTACGATCAACGGATTGGGTGAAAGGGCAGGAAATACAGCACTGGAAGAAGTCGTCATGATTTTAAAACAGCATAAAAATCTGAATCTGCATACTGATGTGAATTCCAGAATGCTGAATGAAATGAGTGCTATGGTTTCTGATCTGATGGGAATGTCTGTACAACCAAACAAAGCCATCGTAGGAGCTAATGCCTTTGCTCACAGCTCAGGAATTCATCAGGATGGGGTGATTAAAAACAGGGAAACATATGAAATTATAGATCCTGCAGAAGTAGGTGTGAATGCCTCTTCAATCATTCTTACAGCAAGAAGCGGACGTTCAGCATTGGCTTACCGTTTCAAGCATATCGGTTATGAGGTTACCAAAAATGAACTTGATTATCTGTATCAGGAATTTTTGAAAATCGCTGACCTTAAAAAAGAAATAGACAACGATGATCTGAGTGTTATGATGGATTCTTTCGCCAGAAAAATAGGATAG
- the infC gene encoding translation initiation factor IF-3, which yields MINDKIRVRELRLVGDNVEPGIYPIDKARQIAAEQELDLVVISDKAEPFIARVLEYKKFLYEQKKKQKELKAKQVKVVVKEIRFGPQTDDHDYEFKKKHAEKFLEEGSKLKTYVFFKGRSIIFKDQGEILLLKLAQELEHVGKVDQLPKLEGKRMIMMMSPKKPAK from the coding sequence TTGATCAACGATAAAATTCGTGTGAGAGAGCTTCGTTTAGTGGGCGATAACGTAGAGCCAGGAATTTATCCAATTGACAAAGCAAGACAAATTGCGGCGGAACAAGAATTGGATTTAGTAGTAATTTCTGACAAGGCAGAACCATTTATTGCAAGAGTATTGGAATACAAGAAATTCTTATACGAGCAAAAGAAAAAACAGAAGGAACTTAAAGCCAAGCAGGTAAAAGTGGTTGTAAAAGAGATCCGTTTCGGACCTCAGACTGATGACCACGATTACGAATTCAAAAAGAAGCATGCTGAAAAATTCCTTGAAGAAGGTTCTAAATTAAAAACCTACGTATTTTTTAAAGGACGTTCGATTATCTTTAAGGACCAAGGAGAAATTTTGCTTTTAAAACTTGCTCAGGAACTTGAGCATGTGGGTAAAGTAGACCAGCTTCCTAAACTTGAAGGAAAAAGGATGATTATGATGATGAGTCCTAAAAAACCAGCAAAATAA
- the thrS gene encoding threonine--tRNA ligase encodes MIKITLPDNSVKEFEGAVTPLDVAKSISEGLARNTISAIVNDKQVETTTPITTDSTVQLLTWNDDLGKKAFWHSSAHLLAQAILEFYPDAKLTIGPAIESGFYYDVDFGDESLSEKDFEKIEKKILENAKKGSTFSLYPVSKEEALKTYADNPYKVELISNLNDGEITFVTHDNFTDLCRGGHIPNTGIVKAVKILNAAGAYWRGNEKNPQLTRVYGISFPKQKDLTEYLERLEEAKRRDHRKLGKELGIFAFSEKVGAGLPLWLPKGTALRRKLENFLSDAQKKGGYEFVMSPHIGAKELYVTSGHWDKYGEDSFQPIKTPNEGEEFLLKPMNCPHHCEIYKTSQWSYRDLPKRYAEFGTVYRYEQSGELHGLTRVRGFTQDDAHLFCTPDQLSEEFEKVIDLTLYVFKSLGFEDFVTQVSLRDPENKQKYIGSDENWEKAESAIINAAQKKGLKTVVEYGEAAFYGPKLDFMVKDALGRKWQLGTIQVDYNLPERFDLHYIGNDNEKHRPVMIHRAPFGSMERFIAILLENTAGDFPLWLSPDQFIILPISEKYVDYSKKVSQFLENHDISGQIDERNEKTGKKIRDAELKKIPFMLVVGENEEKEGTISVRRRGEGDLGAMKLEDFVAYFKKEAAI; translated from the coding sequence ATGATAAAAATTACACTTCCAGACAATAGTGTCAAAGAATTCGAGGGAGCAGTGACTCCCCTTGATGTGGCAAAATCTATAAGCGAGGGATTGGCTAGAAACACCATTTCCGCAATTGTTAATGACAAACAAGTAGAAACGACCACACCTATAACCACGGATTCTACGGTACAGCTTTTGACCTGGAATGATGATCTTGGAAAGAAGGCTTTCTGGCACTCTTCTGCTCACCTTTTGGCGCAGGCAATCCTTGAGTTTTATCCTGATGCTAAGTTGACCATCGGTCCTGCTATCGAAAGCGGATTCTACTATGATGTAGATTTCGGGGATGAAAGTCTATCTGAAAAAGATTTTGAGAAGATTGAGAAAAAGATCCTGGAAAATGCGAAGAAAGGCTCAACCTTCTCTTTATATCCGGTTTCAAAAGAAGAAGCTTTGAAGACGTATGCAGATAACCCCTACAAAGTGGAATTGATCTCTAATCTTAATGATGGGGAAATTACTTTTGTAACCCACGATAACTTCACAGATTTATGTCGTGGTGGTCATATCCCGAATACAGGAATCGTAAAAGCGGTTAAAATATTAAATGCAGCAGGAGCTTACTGGAGAGGGAATGAAAAGAACCCACAATTAACAAGAGTATATGGTATTTCTTTCCCGAAGCAGAAAGATCTTACAGAATATCTTGAAAGATTGGAAGAAGCCAAAAGAAGAGACCACAGAAAATTAGGTAAAGAACTTGGAATCTTCGCATTCTCTGAAAAAGTAGGTGCAGGTTTACCACTTTGGCTGCCAAAAGGTACTGCTTTAAGAAGAAAACTGGAGAATTTCCTTTCTGATGCTCAGAAAAAAGGAGGTTATGAATTCGTTATGTCTCCACATATTGGAGCCAAAGAATTGTATGTAACTTCAGGACACTGGGATAAATATGGTGAAGACAGCTTCCAGCCGATTAAAACGCCCAATGAAGGAGAAGAATTTTTGCTGAAGCCGATGAACTGTCCTCACCACTGTGAAATTTACAAAACTTCACAATGGAGCTACAGAGATTTACCAAAAAGATATGCAGAATTCGGTACGGTATACAGATATGAGCAAAGTGGAGAGCTTCACGGTTTAACGAGAGTTCGTGGATTTACTCAGGATGATGCTCACTTATTCTGTACTCCGGATCAGCTTTCTGAAGAGTTTGAAAAAGTAATTGATCTTACGTTGTATGTATTCAAATCTTTAGGGTTTGAAGATTTTGTAACTCAGGTTTCATTAAGAGATCCTGAAAACAAACAAAAATATATCGGTTCTGATGAAAACTGGGAGAAAGCAGAAAGTGCGATCATCAATGCAGCTCAAAAGAAAGGTTTAAAAACAGTAGTAGAATACGGAGAAGCGGCATTCTACGGTCCGAAGCTTGACTTCATGGTGAAGGATGCTTTGGGAAGAAAATGGCAGTTAGGAACAATCCAGGTAGATTATAACTTACCGGAAAGATTTGATCTTCACTATATCGGAAATGATAATGAAAAGCACAGACCGGTGATGATCCACAGAGCACCATTCGGTTCTATGGAGCGTTTTATCGCTATTCTGCTGGAAAACACTGCAGGTGATTTCCCGTTATGGCTAAGCCCGGATCAGTTTATTATTCTACCAATCAGTGAAAAATATGTAGATTATTCAAAAAAAGTTTCACAATTTTTGGAAAATCACGATATTAGCGGTCAGATTGATGAAAGAAATGAGAAGACAGGTAAAAAGATCCGTGATGCTGAATTGAAGAAAATCCCTTTCATGCTTGTTGTAGGAGAAAATGAAGAGAAAGAAGGCACGATTTCTGTAAGAAGACGTGGTGAAGGAGATCTTGGAGCGATGAAGCTGGAGGATTTCGTTGCTTACTTCAAAAAAGAGGCAGCAATCTAA
- a CDS encoding dipeptidase yields MNAINVDLHCDLLCYLLEPGSLINDKELGCSLPYLKEGNVKLQVMAIYSATGQNSTAYGAKQSEIFSDLLQNESFFLFDGNNYKNPENIGKVGVIASIENASGFCGEDDTLETGFKNLEAIIEKTQRILYLGITHHTENRFGGGNNSDVGLKDDGKVLLDYFSEKNIAIDLAHTSDQLAYGILNYIDQRNYKIPVIASHSNYRQVHDKKRNLPDELAKEVIKRKGLIGLNFIRNCVDDTNPEMLYEHIQYGLDLGGEDAVAYGADFFFCKNHPDKSRHPFFFKGYDDASAFNAINKEIEKRFSHELMEKISHKNALSFIKKMYK; encoded by the coding sequence ATGAATGCTATAAATGTTGACCTTCACTGCGATTTATTATGCTATTTGCTGGAGCCGGGTTCATTAATTAACGACAAAGAACTTGGATGCTCACTTCCTTATTTAAAAGAAGGAAATGTAAAGCTTCAGGTGATGGCTATATACTCCGCGACAGGGCAAAATAGTACTGCTTACGGAGCAAAACAGAGCGAAATATTTTCAGATCTCCTGCAAAATGAAAGTTTTTTCTTATTCGATGGTAACAATTATAAAAATCCTGAAAATATAGGAAAAGTAGGAGTTATCGCTTCTATTGAAAATGCATCCGGCTTCTGTGGCGAAGATGACACTTTGGAAACGGGTTTTAAAAATCTGGAAGCGATCATTGAAAAAACACAACGAATTCTTTACCTTGGAATAACCCATCATACTGAAAACCGCTTTGGAGGAGGAAATAATTCCGATGTAGGGTTGAAAGATGACGGTAAAGTTCTGCTTGACTATTTCTCAGAAAAAAACATTGCTATTGATCTTGCCCACACCAGTGATCAGCTTGCCTATGGAATTCTTAATTATATTGATCAGAGAAACTACAAAATTCCTGTTATCGCAAGCCATTCCAACTACAGACAGGTACATGATAAAAAGAGAAATCTTCCCGATGAACTGGCGAAAGAAGTGATTAAAAGAAAAGGGCTGATCGGACTCAATTTTATCCGCAATTGTGTCGATGATACAAATCCGGAAATGTTATATGAACATATTCAGTACGGCCTTGATTTGGGTGGAGAAGATGCAGTTGCGTATGGTGCCGATTTTTTCTTCTGTAAAAACCATCCTGATAAATCCCGTCATCCATTTTTCTTTAAAGGATATGATGATGCATCTGCATTTAATGCTATCAATAAAGAAATTGAGAAGCGTTTTTCACATGAACTGATGGAAAAAATCAGCCATAAAAATGCATTGAGTTTTATAAAGAAGATGTATAAATAA